From Thiohalorhabdus denitrificans, the proteins below share one genomic window:
- a CDS encoding ERCC4 domain-containing protein has product MSRLGTSVTLTADPGQESRLAGHLQEIQGVNLDFEELDVGDFVLDGETVVDYKSGTDFILAVVDKAVFDTANRMKAHYRRPMFLLEGDFFTARFHQTPFDVHWAIGYLTGTLEIPVLYSPSPKDSAMLLYALAVETQHQVPEDDRPLRPNQPETRREAIRFLVEGLPGVDPELARALLRHFGTARAVFQASKEELQEVEGVREKVANRISDVLDSKKGR; this is encoded by the coding sequence ATGTCCCGGCTTGGAACCAGCGTCACCCTAACCGCCGACCCCGGCCAGGAAAGCCGCCTCGCCGGGCACCTCCAGGAGATCCAGGGGGTGAACCTCGACTTCGAGGAGCTGGACGTGGGCGATTTCGTCCTCGACGGCGAGACCGTTGTGGACTACAAGTCGGGCACCGACTTCATCCTGGCGGTGGTGGACAAGGCGGTCTTCGACACGGCCAACCGCATGAAGGCCCACTACCGCCGCCCCATGTTCCTGCTGGAGGGGGACTTTTTCACGGCCCGCTTCCACCAGACCCCCTTCGATGTCCACTGGGCCATCGGCTACCTTACGGGCACCCTCGAAATCCCGGTGCTCTATAGCCCGAGCCCCAAGGACTCCGCCATGCTCCTGTACGCGCTGGCGGTGGAGACCCAGCACCAGGTACCCGAGGACGATCGGCCGCTGCGCCCCAACCAGCCGGAGACCCGCCGCGAGGCCATCCGCTTTCTGGTGGAGGGCCTCCCCGGCGTTGACCCGGAACTGGCCCGGGCCCTGCTCCGCCATTTCGGCACCGCCCGGGCGGTCTTTCAGGCTTCCAAAGAAGAGCTCCAGGAGGTTGAGGGTGTACGCGAGAAGGTGGCGAATCGGATCAGCGACGTGCTCGACAGCAAGAAGGGCCGGTAG